The following DNA comes from Phytohabitans rumicis.
CCTCCAGCACGCCCGGGCCCCAGATGGCGCTCGGCCAGGCCAGCAGCGTGCCGTCGTTGAGCGCCTTGTTCCACTCGGGCGTGTACATCGGCTGGTCGTCGATCGCGCCCTCCTGGACGAGGCCGCCCCAGTAGTCGGCGACCTTCTTGGTGGCCGCGTCGTTGACCGTCACCTTCCAGGCTTCGCCGTCGACGCCCCACCAGGCCGCGCCGGCCTGCTGGGCGAGCCCGGCGAACCAGCCCGGGTCCTTGGCCGAGAACGTCGTCAGGTACTGCTTCTTGGTCTTGGTACGCAGCGTGCGGGCCGCCTGCGCGAACTCGTCCCAGGTCTTCGGGACGGTCAGGCCGAACTGCTGGAAGAGGTCGGTGCGGTAGTAGAGCATCATCGGGCCGGCGTCCTGCGGGATGCCGTACACCGCGTCGGTGCCGAGGGTGACCTGCTGCCAGACGCCCTCGGCGAACTTGCTTTTCGCGTCGCCGGCCTCCTTGGCCAGGTCGGCGAGCACGTCGTTGCTGACCAGGGTCGGCAGCGACTGGTACTCGACCTGCGCCAGGTCCGGCGGGTTGCCGGCCTTGTTCGCGGTGAGCAGCTTGGTGACGATGTCGCCGCCGCCGGCCTGCCGGCTCAGCGTGACGTGGATGTCCGGGTTATCCGCGTTCCACTTGTCGATGACCTTCTCGATGTTGGGCGCCCAGGCCCAGAAGCTCAGCTCGACCTTGCCGCCGGAAGTGCCCTGGTCCGATCCGGAGTCGGAGTCGGAACCGCATGCGGCGACGAGGCTGACGCCGAGGGCTATCGCCACGACCTTCGCAGCCAGCGAACGTGTCATCTCAGCCTCTCATGGGGGTAATCAGCCAGAAACAACTGTGAGCGCTCACAGTCTTGGCTCCCTCGGGGCCTGTGTCAATAGCCACAACTGGGTCTGACATTGCAGCTAGAACGTGTGCAATCATGCGGGAAGGTCACTGGGAGCGCGTACAGTTTTGGAGCCCGCATGTCCCTGACGTCCCACGTTCCGGCAGCCACCACCGCGCCGGCCGGCCCGCTGCCCCGGCTCACCCGGATGGCGTACGGCGGCGACTACAACCCCGAGCAGTGGCCGGAGGAGGTCTGGCACGAGGACGTGGCGCTGATGCGCGAGGCCGGGGTCAACCTGGTCAGCGTCGGCATCTTCACCTGGGCACTGCTGGAGCCGGCCGAGGGCCGCTACGACTTCGGGTGGCTGGACCGCGTACTCGAGCTGCTGCACGAGGGCGGCATCGCGGTCGACCTCGCGACGCCGACCGCCGCGCCACCGGCGTGGTTTTCCCGCCGCCATGCGGAGTCGCGGCTGGTCAACCGGGACGGCGCGATCCTCGGCGGTGGCGCGCGGCAGTCGTTCTGCCCCAGCTCGCCGGCGTACGCGGACGCCGCGGCCCGGATCACCGAGCAGCTCGCCCGCCGCTACGCCGGCCACCCGGCGCTCGTGCTCTGGCACTCACACAACGAGTACGGCGGCGCGAACGCCCTGTGCTACTGCCCCGCCTCGGCGGAGGCGTTCCGGGAGTGGCTGCGCGGCCGGTACGGCTCGGTCGCGGCGCTGAACGAGGCGTGGGGCACCACGTTCTGGGGCCAGCGGTACGGCGACTGGGGCGAGATCGAGCCGCCCATCGCCGCGCCCACCGCGGTCAACCCGGCGCAGCAGTTGGACTTCCTGCGCTTCTCCTCCGACGCGCACCTGGCCAACTACCGGCGCGAGCGGGACATCCTGCACCGCTGGTCCCCCGGCATCCCGGTGACCACGAACTTCCAGATCGCCAACTGCAAGACCATCGACTACTGGCGCTGGGCGTCCGAAGTGGACGTCGTCTCCAACGACCACTACCTGCAACCGGAGAACCCGAACAACCACATCGAGCTGGCCATGTGCGCCGACCTGACCCGGGGCGTGGCCGGCGGCCGGCCCTGGCTGCTGATGGAGCACTCAACCAGCGCGGTCAACTGGAAGCCGCGCAACATCGCCAAGCGCCCCGGCGAGATGCGCCGCAACAGCCTCGCCCACGTGGCCCGGGGCAGCGAGGCGACGCTCTTCTTCCAGTGGCGGGCCTCCCGCTTCGGCGCGGAGAAGTTTCACTCCGCGATGGTGCCGCAGGGCGGCACGGGCACCCGGATCTGGCGCGAGGTGGTCGAGCTGGGCGCGGATCTGTCCAGGTTGGACGAGGTACGCGGGACGCGGGTCGCCGCCGAGGTGGCGGTGCTCTGGGACTGGGAGTCCTGGTGGGCGCTGGAGCTGGACTGGCGGCCATCGGCGGACCTGTCCTACCTGGACCGCATGTCGGCGTACTACGAGGCGCTGTGGCGCGACCACCTGACCGTCGACTTCGTGCATCCCACGGGGGCCCTGGAGGGCTACCCGCTCGTGGTGGTGCCGAGCCTCTACCTCACCAGCCCGGCGGCCGCCGCCAACCTCACCCGGTACGTCGAGGGCGGCGGGACCGTCGTCATCTCGTACTTCTCCGGGATCGTGGACGCCACCGACACGCTGCATCCGGGCGCGTTCCCGGGTGCGCTGCGCGACCTGCTCGGCGTGGCGGTGGAGGAGTTCCTGCCGCTGCCGGCCGGGTCGTCCGTACGGCTGAGTGACGGGTCAACGGCCGACGTGTGGACCGAAGACGTGGTGTTGCAGGGCGCCACCGCCGAGCTGTCCTACGTGGACGGGCCGGCGGCGGGGCGGCCGGCGGTGACCCGGCACGCGGTCGGCGCCGGCTCCGCCTGGTACGTGTCCACCCGCCCCGACGCGGCCGGCCTGGCGGGCGTGCTGCGCCGCGCGTACGCCGACGCGGGCGTGACCCCGCCGGACGGCGTACCCGACGGGGTGGAGCTGGTACGCCGGGAGGGCGGGTCGGCGTCGTACCTGATCGCGATCAACCACACCGACCACGACGGCGCGGTGCCGGCGTCCGGGGTGGAACTGCTCACCGGCGAGCCCTGCACCGGCACCCTCGTGGTACCCGCCGGCACGGTCCGGGTGGTGCGCCACACCCCTTGACAGTCATCTCTGTAAGCGCTCACAGTATGTCGTCAGTGTTACGCAGATAACACCACGTCAATGCACTGTGAGCGCTCACAGGAGGCTGGCAAATGAGGACGTTCCGGCTGGTCGCGGTCGGGGTGGCCGCGGCCCTGATATCCACTGTCCCACCCGGCGCCGCGCACGCCGGTGCCACGGTAGGCAACCCCGGCTTCGAAGACGGCCTGACCGGCTGGACCGCGCGCGGCACGGCCAGCATCGAGGCCGGCGGGCACGCGGGTGCGTCCCGGCTCACCACGTCCGGCGCGGCCGGCGCTAGCCAGCGGATCTCCGCCCTCGCCAAGGGGCCGTACACGCTGCGGACCTGGGTGCGTGGCGCCGGGCCGGCCACCGTCGAGCTCGACTGCGGGCGGTCCACCGAGCGCGTGGACGTGCCGCGCACCGGCCCGGACTGGTGGGTGCAGGTCGCGGTGAGCGCGTGGTCCGGATCCGGCCGCTGCACGATCCGGCTGGGGTCGGCTGCGGGCGCCTGGGCCCACTTCGACGACGTCACGCTGGCGGCGGGCGGGACCGCCCCGGTCCAGATCAAGGGCGCGGACATCTCGCACCTGACGAAGAACGAGGCGTACGGCGCGGTCTACCGGGACCGCTCCGGCCGGCCCGGCGACGCGGTGCGGATCCTGCGGTCGAACGGCGTCAACTACGCGCGCCTCAAGGTGTGGGTCAACCCCGCCGACGGCTTCAACAGCAAGGCGACGGTGCTCGCCATGGCCAAGCGGGTCAAGGCGCAGCGCATGCGGCTGCTGATCGACTTCCACTACTCGGACGCCTGGGCCGACCCGGGCAAGCAGATCAAGCCGGCGGCGTGGGCTTCCTTGGGGTTCGAGGACCTCAAGCAGGCGCTCTACGACCACACGTACGACGTACTCGCCGGGCTGCGCGCGCAGGGCACGCCGGCCGATATGGCCCAGGTCGGCAACGAGATCAACGGTGGTCTCCTGTGGCCGGACGGGCGCTGGGACAACTGGGACGGCATGGCGGCGCTCCTGACCGCGGGCAGCACGGCCGTCAAGGCCGCGTCACCGTCCACAAAGGTCGTGCTGCACCTGGCCGAGGGCGCCAACAACGGCGGGCACCGCTGGTGGTTCGACAACGCCGTCTCCCGGGGCGTGCCGTTCGACGTCATCGGGGTGTCGCACTACGTCTACTGGCACGGCCCACTCGGCGCGTTGCAGTACAACCTCTTCGACCTGTCCGCCCGGTACGGCAAGCCGATCGCCCTCGTGGAGACCGCGTACGGCTTCACCCTGGAGCAGGACGACCACGAGACCAACATCTTCAACGCCTCGCTGGAGGCGGCCGCCGGCTACCCGGCCACCCCGCAGGGGCAGACCGAGGCGCTGCGGGACATGTTCAACGTCGTCGCCGCCGTGCCGAACACGCTCGGCGTCTTCTACTGGGAGCCCACCTGGACCGCGGTGACCGGCGCCGGCTGGGACCCGGCCGATCCCTCCTCGGGGACGGTTGGGAAAACCAGGCCCTGTTCGACTACTCCGGCCGGGCGCTGCCCGCGCTCAAGGTGTTCGGGAGGTTCTGATGCGACGTTTCCTCGTGCCCCTCGTCGCGGCGCTGCTGCTGATTCAGGCGGTGCCGGCCGGCGCGGCGTCCACATTGACCAACACCGGGTTCGAGTCGGGCCTGGCCGGGTGGACCGGAAACGGCTACACCGAGTCCGGTGGGCGCTCCGGCAACCGCCTCACCCACTGGGCGTCCGGCGCCTACCTGTGGGAGACGTACCAGACGCTGACCGGGCTCGCCAACGGGTCGTACACGGCCCGGGTCTGGGTCCGGTCGGGCGGTGGCCAGAAGGCGGCGTACCTGGCGCTGAAGAACTGCGGCGGCGCCGAGCAGCGGGCGAACGTGCCGGCCAGCGACGCCTGGACGCAGATCTCGGTGACCACCACCGTCTCCAATGGACAGTGCACGGTGAGCCTCTTCTCCGACGCCAATGCGGGTAACTGGGCGAGCTTTGACGATGTGAGTTTCTCTACCAGTGGGAGTGGCAGCACCATCCAGATCCGCGGCGTCGACATCTCCACGCTGAAGAAGAGCGAGGACCGGGGCGGCGTCTACCGGGACAGCGCCGGCACCCAGCGCGACGCCCTGGCGATCGTCCGGTCGAGCGGCGCCAACTACGGCCGGCTCAAGGTGTGGGTCAACCCCGCCGACGGCTACAACAACAAGGCCCGGGTGCTCACCATGGCCAGCCGCATCAAGGGTCAGGGCATGAAGCTGCTCGTCGACTTCCACTACTCCGACTCGTGGGCCGACCCCGGCAAGCAGAACAAGCCGGCTGCCTGGGCGTCCCTGTCGTTCACCGCGCTGCGCCAGGCCGTCTACGACCACACGTACGACGTACTGAACGCGCTGAAGGCACAGGGCACCACGGCCGACATGGTCCAGGTGGGCAACGAGATCAACGACGGCATGCTGTGGCCGGACGGGCGCTCGTCCAACTGGGCCAACCTGGCTTCGCTGCTGACCGCCGGCAGCAACGCGGTCAAGGCGGTCTCGTCGTCGACCCAGGTGATGCTGCACCTGGCCGAGGGCGGCAACAACAGCCAGCACCGGTGGTGGTTCGACCAGGCCACGAGCCGGGGCGTGCCGTTCGACGTGATCGGGGTGTCGCACTACCTCTACTGGCACGGGTCGGCGGCGAGCCTGCAGGCCAACATCAACGACCTGGCCTCCCGGTACGGCAAGCCGATCGTGGTCGCCGAGACGGCGTACGGCTTCACCCTGGCCCAGGAGGACGGCGAGCCGAACATCTTCAACTCGTCGCTGCAATCGGCCGGCGGCTACCCGGCCACCGCGCAGGGCCAGGCCGACGCGCTGCGCGCCATCTTCAACGTGGTCAAGGCGGTCCCGAACGGCCGCGGCCTGGGCGTCTTCTACTGGGAACCCACCTGGACCGCGGTAACCGGCAACGGCTGGGACCCCACCAACCCAAGCTCCGGCAACGGCTGGGAGAACCAGGCCCTCTTCGACTACGCCGACAGGGCCCTGCCCGGACTGGCGGTGCTCGGCACCGCGTAACGGCGGCCCCTCTCCTCACCGATCAAGGGCATACGGTCGTGGTTCGATCTCTGATCCGCGACCGTATGCCCTTGATCCACGCGAAGGTCCTTGATCGGCACGTCCCAGTCGATCAACGTAGCGATCACTGTCCACAGCACGGCCGGATCGTTCAGGACGACCGAGAATCGACCGTCCGCGCGGGCCGGCTCGGCACCCGTCACGTCGGCGAGGATCATCGCAACGACGGCATAGTCCTCATCGTCGGCCGGGTGCAGGGACAGCCGTGACCCGCCGCCGATAAGACTGAGCGCCAGGTCGAGGCGATCCCGCATGCCAGCCGAGTAAGTCCGTACTGGCCGGTCGGCGATCTCCCCGAGGCCGAGGGCGATGAGCAGGCACGCCGCGCGCATCCGCGCCTCCAGGGCGGGCAGGCGCAGGCGGCGCCCCGCGAGCAGCAGGTGCTCCAGACCGGTCAGTTGAACGTCGAATCCGTCACCCATGTCACACTCCCCTTGTCGGCGATAGGTTACCGATATATCGTCGACACATCAACGACAGAACGACAGGAGTTAGAAAATGGGATTCCGCAGACAGTTCGACCACCTCCATGAGGCCCGCCAGCGTGGCTTCGGCTTCGGTCCCCCGTTCGGGGGCCCCTGGGGTGGTCACGGACACGGACACGGCCGTCGTGGCCGCGGTCCGGGCGGTCGCCGGCAAAACGTGCGGGCCGCGGTGCTCGCCCTGCTGGCCGAGCGCCCCATGCACGGCTACGAGATGATCCGTGAGCTGGAGAGCCGCACCGGCGGCATCTGGCGCCCGAGCCCCGGCTCCATCTACCCGACGCTGCAGCTGCTCGAGGACGAGGGCCTGATCGTCGCGGAGACCGGCGAGGGCCGCAAGCGGTTCGCGCTCACCGAGGCCGGCCGCGAGGAGGCCACCCGGGCCGCCGAGGCCCCGCCGTGGAACGAGTTCGCCGACGACACCGTGTCGCAGGCGCAGGACTTCCGGGACGCCGCGTTCGGCATCATGAACGCGCTGCGCCAGGTGGGCTTCAACGGCACCGACGAGCAGCGGACCCGCGCGCTGGAGGTCCTGACCGAAACCAAGCGCAAGCTGTACGCCATCCTCGCCGAGTCGGAGTGACTCCGAGCGGACGGCTGTCCCGGTTGCCCCGGGGCAGCCGTCCAGGGTAGACACACCTGGTGCGCCGCACCGCCGTCATTTCCAGCACAGTGCTCTGTGCGGCGCTTCTCGGTGTGGCGACAAACGTCGGATCGGCACAGCTGCCGACGGATTGGGCGCCGTACCTCTGGCTCGCCTGGCCGACGGCGGCGGTCCTCGCCGCCGTGCTCATCATCGCGGAGCTGCGCCGCGAACACCCGGAGGCCGCGGCTGGCGGGCCCGCCGCGTTCTACCGGCGCACGCTGCTGCAGCGGGTCGAGCTGTACTGGGTGCGTAACGTCCTGGACCGCTCCGTCTACCACGAGGCCCGCATCGAGCTGGGCCTGACCGCTCAGGTCACCGGCGATCACCCGTGGGACATCGTCGTACGCGGCGCGGACGGCGCGGCCCGCCCGGTCCCCGCCGGCACGCCGATCGGATCCGTGTTCGGTGA
Coding sequences within:
- a CDS encoding glycoside hydrolase family 53 protein, coding for MTTTVSNGQCTVSLFSDANAGNWASFDDVSFSTSGSGSTIQIRGVDISTLKKSEDRGGVYRDSAGTQRDALAIVRSSGANYGRLKVWVNPADGYNNKARVLTMASRIKGQGMKLLVDFHYSDSWADPGKQNKPAAWASLSFTALRQAVYDHTYDVLNALKAQGTTADMVQVGNEINDGMLWPDGRSSNWANLASLLTAGSNAVKAVSSSTQVMLHLAEGGNNSQHRWWFDQATSRGVPFDVIGVSHYLYWHGSAASLQANINDLASRYGKPIVVAETAYGFTLAQEDGEPNIFNSSLQSAGGYPATAQGQADALRAIFNVVKAVPNGRGLGVFYWEPTWTAVTGNGWDPTNPSSGNGWENQALFDYADRALPGLAVLGTA
- a CDS encoding glycosyl hydrolase 53 family protein — translated: MRTFRLVAVGVAAALISTVPPGAAHAGATVGNPGFEDGLTGWTARGTASIEAGGHAGASRLTTSGAAGASQRISALAKGPYTLRTWVRGAGPATVELDCGRSTERVDVPRTGPDWWVQVAVSAWSGSGRCTIRLGSAAGAWAHFDDVTLAAGGTAPVQIKGADISHLTKNEAYGAVYRDRSGRPGDAVRILRSNGVNYARLKVWVNPADGFNSKATVLAMAKRVKAQRMRLLIDFHYSDAWADPGKQIKPAAWASLGFEDLKQALYDHTYDVLAGLRAQGTPADMAQVGNEINGGLLWPDGRWDNWDGMAALLTAGSTAVKAASPSTKVVLHLAEGANNGGHRWWFDNAVSRGVPFDVIGVSHYVYWHGPLGALQYNLFDLSARYGKPIALVETAYGFTLEQDDHETNIFNASLEAAAGYPATPQGQTEALRDMFNVVAAVPNTLGVFYWEPTWTAVTGAGWDPADPSSGTVGKTRPCSTTPAGRCPRSRCSGGSDATFPRAPRRGAAADSGGAGRRGVHIDQHRVRVGPGRVDRKRLHRVRWALRQPPHPLGVRRLPVGDVPDADRARQRVVHGPGLGPVGRWPEGGVPGAEELRRRRAAGERAGQRRLDADLGDHHRLQWTVHGEPLLRRQCG
- a CDS encoding ABC transporter substrate-binding protein, encoding MTRSLAAKVVAIALGVSLVAACGSDSDSGSDQGTSGGKVELSFWAWAPNIEKVIDKWNADNPDIHVTLSRQAGGGDIVTKLLTANKAGNPPDLAQVEYQSLPTLVSNDVLADLAKEAGDAKSKFAEGVWQQVTLGTDAVYGIPQDAGPMMLYYRTDLFQQFGLTVPKTWDEFAQAARTLRTKTKKQYLTTFSAKDPGWFAGLAQQAGAAWWGVDGEAWKVTVNDAATKKVADYWGGLVQEGAIDDQPMYTPEWNKALNDGTLLAWPSAIWGPGVLEGNAPKTKGKWAMAPLPQWTAGESKTGNWGGSSTGVAAKSKNVAAAAKFATWMNTDPTATALLVKESAIYPAASDAQSGPALTQPPAFFPNQPNFYTEAAAIAKGAAGVTWGPNVNVTYQVYQDAFGKAITQKSSFGAAVDEMQSATVADMQKNGFKVSG
- a CDS encoding PadR family transcriptional regulator — protein: MGFRRQFDHLHEARQRGFGFGPPFGGPWGGHGHGHGRRGRGPGGRRQNVRAAVLALLAERPMHGYEMIRELESRTGGIWRPSPGSIYPTLQLLEDEGLIVAETGEGRKRFALTEAGREEATRAAEAPPWNEFADDTVSQAQDFRDAAFGIMNALRQVGFNGTDEQRTRALEVLTETKRKLYAILAESE
- a CDS encoding beta-galactosidase, with product MSLTSHVPAATTAPAGPLPRLTRMAYGGDYNPEQWPEEVWHEDVALMREAGVNLVSVGIFTWALLEPAEGRYDFGWLDRVLELLHEGGIAVDLATPTAAPPAWFSRRHAESRLVNRDGAILGGGARQSFCPSSPAYADAAARITEQLARRYAGHPALVLWHSHNEYGGANALCYCPASAEAFREWLRGRYGSVAALNEAWGTTFWGQRYGDWGEIEPPIAAPTAVNPAQQLDFLRFSSDAHLANYRRERDILHRWSPGIPVTTNFQIANCKTIDYWRWASEVDVVSNDHYLQPENPNNHIELAMCADLTRGVAGGRPWLLMEHSTSAVNWKPRNIAKRPGEMRRNSLAHVARGSEATLFFQWRASRFGAEKFHSAMVPQGGTGTRIWREVVELGADLSRLDEVRGTRVAAEVAVLWDWESWWALELDWRPSADLSYLDRMSAYYEALWRDHLTVDFVHPTGALEGYPLVVVPSLYLTSPAAAANLTRYVEGGGTVVISYFSGIVDATDTLHPGAFPGALRDLLGVAVEEFLPLPAGSSVRLSDGSTADVWTEDVVLQGATAELSYVDGPAAGRPAVTRHAVGAGSAWYVSTRPDAAGLAGVLRRAYADAGVTPPDGVPDGVELVRREGGSASYLIAINHTDHDGAVPASGVELLTGEPCTGTLVVPAGTVRVVRHTP